The proteins below come from a single Rhizobium etli CFN 42 genomic window:
- a CDS encoding carbohydrate ABC transporter permease → MSPIAIEADSPPQSRTFMRRFAGAPLPWIMPVIVVIGIFYLYPVIDVFRLSFTNATLIGENQDYTLGSIANALSSPQLPDILWATLIFVGGSVIGQQILGLAVAVTVIRGEKRGLFGTTILRTTALVAWVVPGIAGGIIWQMLFSEAPYGALNSILRLMHVPTVAWLSDPAMAPWSTLISNIWRGTAFSMVVMYAALKSIDPSLYEAAEVDGATASQQFFFVTLPQLRAAILVNMILITIQTVNTFDAIITLTGGGPGRATEVISLYVFNIVFRNYDLSGGSVLSVLMLIISLGLAFVYASFLPKEEEQ, encoded by the coding sequence ATGAGCCCTATTGCCATCGAGGCTGACAGCCCGCCTCAAAGCAGAACGTTCATGCGCCGGTTCGCCGGTGCGCCCCTGCCCTGGATCATGCCCGTGATCGTCGTCATCGGCATATTCTACCTCTATCCCGTCATCGACGTTTTCCGGCTTTCCTTCACCAATGCGACGCTGATCGGCGAAAACCAGGACTATACGCTGGGGTCGATCGCCAATGCGCTGAGCTCGCCGCAACTGCCCGACATTTTATGGGCGACGCTGATCTTCGTCGGCGGCAGCGTCATCGGCCAGCAGATCCTCGGTCTTGCGGTCGCCGTCACCGTCATACGCGGCGAAAAGCGCGGCCTGTTCGGCACCACGATCCTGAGGACGACGGCGCTGGTCGCCTGGGTCGTGCCCGGCATTGCCGGCGGCATCATCTGGCAGATGCTGTTTTCCGAAGCGCCCTACGGCGCGCTGAACAGCATTCTCAGGCTGATGCACGTGCCGACCGTCGCCTGGCTATCGGACCCGGCGATGGCGCCGTGGTCGACGCTGATCTCCAACATCTGGCGCGGCACCGCCTTTTCGATGGTCGTCATGTATGCGGCGCTGAAATCGATCGATCCCTCGCTCTATGAAGCAGCTGAGGTCGACGGAGCCACCGCATCGCAGCAGTTTTTCTTCGTTACGCTGCCGCAACTGCGCGCCGCCATCCTCGTCAACATGATCCTGATCACCATCCAGACGGTGAACACCTTCGATGCGATTATCACGCTGACGGGCGGCGGACCCGGGCGCGCGACCGAGGTGATCTCGCTCTATGTCTTCAACATCGTTTTCAGAAACTACGATCTCTCCGGCGGCAGCGTGCTCTCGGTGCTGATGCTGATCATCAGCCTCGGGCTTG